The window aaaagttgttattctgagaaaatgatttttattatgaacatgaaactatatccaaaaagtatggttaaactcaaagtggaagtatgttttctaaaatggtcatctagacgtcgttctttcgactgaaatgactacctttaaaaaaacgacttgtaacttatttttccgactataaacctataaattttctatttagattcataaaatatagttcaatatgaaaccatatcaatttgattcactcaaaacggatttaaaatgaagaagttatgggtaaaacaagattggataatttttctcattttagctacgtgaaaattggtaacaaatctattccaaccataacttaatcaacttgtattgtatattatgtaatcttgagataccatagacacgtatacaatgtttcgacctatcatgtcgacacatctatatatatttcggaacaaccatagacactctatatgtaaatgttggagttagctatacagggttgaggttgattccaaaatatatatagtttgagttgtgatcaataatgagatacgtatacactgggtcttggattgattcaagttaatatttatcgatttatttctgtacatctaactgtggacaactagttgtaggttactaacgaggacagctgacttaataaacttaaaacatcaaaatatattaaaagtgttgtaaatatattttgaacatactttgatatatatgtatatattgttataggttcgtgaatcaaccagtggccaagtcttacttcccgacgaagtaaaaatctgtgaaagtgagttatagtcccacttttaaaatctaatatttttgggatgagaatacatgcaggttttataaatgatttacaaaatagacacaagtacgtgaaactacattctatggttgaattatcgaaatcgaatatgcccctttttattaagtttggtaatctaagaattagggaacagacaccctaattgacgcgaatcctaaagatagatctattgggcctaacaaaccccatccaaagtaccagatgctttagtacttcgaaatttatatcatatccgaagggtgtcccggaatgatggggatattcttatatatgcatcttgttaatgtcggttaccaggtgttcactatatgaatgatttttatctctatgtatgggatgtgtattgaaatatgaaatcttgtggtatattattatgatttgatatatataggttaaacctataactcaccaacatttttgttgacgttttaagcatgtttattctcaggtgattattaagagcttccgctgtcgcatacttaaataaggatgagatttggagtccatgcttgtatgaaattgtgtaaaaactgcattcaagaaacttattttgttgtaacatatttgaattgtaaaccattatgtaatggtcgtgtgtaaacaggatattttagattatcattatttgataatctacgtaaagctttttaaacctttattgatgaaataaaggttatggtttgttttaaaatgaatgaagtctttgaaaaacgtctcatatagaggtcaaaacctcgcaacgaaatcaattaatatggaacatttttaatcaataagaacgggacatttcagacggcgccgtctacttaggtaccgttacgtggtcataagtctttaaaacaacgtttgaccaaaacacATGTCGCATTCGTTTCAAAAgtgaggatgtttcaaggtttacaaaagtagttcattgacgaattacattacaaagtttaaagtacaattgaaatctatgcgacacaattcgattatcaaaagacgctccacgtatgaaaaaacataagcattcaaggacctgagaaaacatatatccataagcattcaaggacctgagaaaacatagaagaatctgtcaacgaaaacgttggtgaaatcacagttgtatgtataaagtatgtttgaactacaagttttagtatgaatcgtttatcaagcgtatacatctcaaaagatgtgtttgtatcacgcgcacccaattatcaagcttaactgaatcatacctctgcataatagtgttagaacctacactataattcaaaaatacgtttcattcctccgaatgagggttcggcaaacccgtatggccacacaacataagttctcacttacaccctacaagtgtatctaatgataattggacttgaggatttatgttctaactcgtatgtatcttttctttcgtatttgtattcaaagtataaaagtatgaaagtatacatatacatatgaaatgtatataagtaatgtatatgtttctcagcccacgatttaaaagtataaaagtatttgaaaaggtgggactatgatctcaccttgagtgcacgtatgtaaaagtacttcaacaagtaaacgtgtgcaagaacgaaagctagtcttgacctaaacaaggtttgtatcaatatcggtaaacacggtcggtcaaagtgttcaattagtcctatggctcattacgactcgtttactatagcatgtgagtcaagttgtcacgtttcatgcaagataaaagtataaaagcatgttagaacgattgcacaaacatttggttaagtttgattaaaagtcaacttgggtcgggtcaaagtcaaagaaaaagtcaacacattcgggtcggaggtccatagcatagcaaacatttttagtaaaatgactaaccaaaacagtccctggcagttcatctggacggcgtccagatttgctggacggcgtccagcattgaaggactggacggcgcccaagaatctggacggtgtccagatcaGTATGCAGGTCTGCTATGCTGAAAACACATAAGTGCACGAACCAATACTCaaccaaacacaatttatgatccgaaaacacttaaaacatgtatcttatgtcATCGAAaatgtattttgacgaggaaaacaactaagcacatttcatcaatcaatctaccacttacaataaccaaaaccacattaaatgttcatcattaatgacATTCAAGCTTATAAATTCAAATCAATGATTCGGAAAATTAACACACACAAattatacgccgtttcgtaggtaattacgcatacaatataaCCTAACAATAACCAATAGCATTTCATaacattcaaggcatcaaaagttcatatttagttccatcaaaccctaaccaacatcatcaaaatcaataatcaagtttatggagttttctaaagcaacctacacatcaaattgaagctagtgatactattaacacaattacaacatgaacttttaacatctaacaacatataaaccaccaaaactcaagattaagaaaGTATTCTTTCAAgttgagctagttacaccaaaatagcaagaacgagcatacaaatcacataatcatgctagactcgagccatagacacaaattaacaaattttataagttaaaaacattaagaacacaaaatctagtgattttagaaagttaaccaaacttgatgaaatcggtatggaatcgaagaggacgatgcaaggattccgaatatgtaatttgtttggatttatgcttgctcgatttgaaatagatgatgattctttggatttggagtttgagagaaaatggaggaagtattgaaagaggaggtgaaaatgaatggatgagataaggttgactcctttgacctagtcatcattttggcattttggcaagtttagtccctcaagtttgaatcgggtgcgtggatTGCCTAAACGAaaaattttaaaacgcgtattaacggatgatgttataattatataacggactttaaaatagttaaacggaaagtaaacggaaaaaggcgggatgttacatccgtTTTGAACGTAGTTAATATCATTTTGTTCATaatattatttcgagtctgacggtgctgtcggaaaaatttaatgcgcgacgagcaggaagatacgggctgtcgttgtgtttagcgttttttaaaatgtGTCTGttttgaacgtagttagtttcgttttgttcggaaaaatatttcgagtttaacagaGTGattggtgaaatttaactcggagcgaggcGGAAGATACGGGCTGTTGAAGAGTTTGggtgaagtttttattttaatttagggAATTTACATTTTATCCCCGAACTTTGGTGTAATTTTCGCAAGTTGAGTAtaagtggggggggggggggggaagaaTGAAAAGTGAAGTGTGAAAAGGGCCTACTAATGTTGTCGTTTTGGCATTGTGGAGACGACCAAGAATCTCACGTTTTTTAGGATATAAAGGATAAATTGGTATGTCAAAAGCGATGGTGCATAGGGATCATTGGCGTGACTTTTGGGTTTAGACCTTATTATGTGATTCCTATGTCAGAAAATTTGATATTTTGAACAATTTGGTTTGTAATTCGCATGTTAAACGATTGTAATGTGTGTTATTAGAAACTGTTTAGTTTGTAGTAGAATTGTTTGTTGATTGGTATGTTATAAAACCAACAATAACAGGTTTTGTATGCGGAAAGAAAACCTGGCATTTCCGGGTGGGAAGCAGAAAAAGCAGCAGCAACCTGGGCAGATTTTCAATATTTGTAGCGACATTTCGCCAAAAGGAGTCGCCACAAAGGTTCATTTCTGAATTtagaaataaattaaaaaaaaaataaattcttTTTTTGGCATTCAGTGTGTCGCCACAAAACGACGCCGCTACTAACAGATGACGACATAATTGTTTTtaattttcctttttatttagattATAAGTGTCGCCGCAAATTGACGCCGCAAACGATATTTTCGATTTTCTTTAAAAGGTGGTGGGCCCCACTTGTGTCGTCAAAAAAAAGCCACATAATATCAAAAGTGACGTGTCTATTGAGGCGACACTTTTGTGAAACGTAAGTCGCCACAATAGGGTCTAATGTGGCGACATCAGTGTCTAATTTGGCGACATTTTGTCGCCGTATTAGACCAGAATTGTTGTAGTGTACCTACTGCTAAGCAAGACCAATATGGCTTGATGTGGAGTTGAAACACAAACGAAACAACATATTAACACAATGTTTTGACTCGAAACAACATGAGTTGGCCGTCGAAACACAAACTATAATATAATTATCAACACATCGATTAGTATGaggaattagtattagtattgtcgTCTACTCTTTCTTTTCTTCCTTATTGTTAGCAAGGTCTTCTTTCTCACGTGCTTTGGAACTGGGTGGAGTTGCCATTGTTGCGTACTTGTCGGTCTTCCCTAGTACGATCTCAATCTACATCACATTTCGTTGTTAATGAGATAGACAAAATGTAAGGACTATATATATAGTTGACTAGTATTTACTAATTAATTTGGTTGAATTATTTATTTCAACATATGTTTTTCTGTAGATGATAATGATTAATGATTAATTACCCTAGCCTTTTGAATGAGCCGGCCCCTCGTTTCATCCTTCATGCCGATGGTGGATGTCACGACCTCTGTCAATAACGTATATCAGGACGTACGTGTTGTTACAAACGTATGGGTTATGatgatacatatacatacataaatattataCAAAAACCGGATGTGTGGTCGATCGATCTACTTACTTTTCTCAATAGCAAGTCCATTGTTCTTGAGTATCTCGGCAACTGTAACAACTGTAGTGATGGCTATTACAAAGAGAAACAATGTTAATTCAAAACCATTTTGTACAATAGCACCAccattaattttattttatatatgcTTAATTTAATAATGCTATAACCAAAATATATTTTGTGGCTCTCTCATCATGTGGTCAAACAAATGTATCATATCTTAGAATTATGAATGTTTGCCACAACTTAACATATCATACACGTCTAAAGTGTACGATAGAAACTAAAGTAATGATATCATGATTTTCTTAAGTAGTTATATAACGGCCAATCAAAACATACACCACCCGTTATGTGTAAACAATCACTCGTATATATGATACGCATGCTCTACCATGAGAGTCTTGAAGCCACACCCACAACCTCTTAGTTGAATGAATATCAAAGGTAAATGTTACACCAAATTAAAACTATTTGGTGGTTGATCTCCATATAGTCACAATAATGAAATTGTACTGTTGTGGTTTTTATAATATACGAGATGATGAAATCATCATATAATTACtaattgctttaaaaaaaaaaataaaaaaatataattactaATTAGATAGAAGAGAGACGTTGTACCCATGCCCAAAGCAGATAGCTCAACTTCATCATGTTGTTGAATGTACCTCTGGATAAAAACAAAGAGATAATATTATATATGAAAACAAAAACATGAAAGAAAAGAGGTTTTTTGGTTATCCCATATATCTTTGGTTATCCATTATTCACTTAtgaacatcattatcattataatttaaGATAACGATTACTATAAGAAAGGTCATTTTTTTTACGTGTAGTAGGAATCCTAGTTTACCTTGGCAAGATTGACATAAAAGAAAAGAGGTTTTTTGGTGTTAGAAACTTGAATGCGGTTCTTCTTTGGATGATCGGAGGGGCTCAAGCCGTTAACAGAACCAGGGCTCATGACATTAACAGGAGCAGGGCTCGTAATATTAACAAGAGCTGGGATCGCGACATTAACAGGAGCGATGGCAGCAGTTTCAGTGGTCATATTTAAGAGACACGTACACTTAATTGGAAAGTATAATCAATTAGTTATAAGtatgtatctatatctatatttactGCCTCTCGATCTCTCTTTTTATGTAATGTGGGCGGCAAAACTTTGACTTTATTAGAACCGGATCGCTCAAGTACGTGTTACATAACGGTGCATATAAGCAGGCATTGAAAAACGTCTTTGAGTTTTGTAATGTGGAGGTTTGACTCGGTAAAAAGGCCATTTTTTGTGTGTCTTAATGGATGGTTTAACGAACTAAATGGCAACACTTTCGTATGTCATACATTCACATTCCCTTTGTATTGCCATGCCAACTTATTCGGATGATTCATGGTTAAAGAAACAAATGTTtttttattataactataatacatACTAAATGTGGTGAATTTTACTAACTATTCACGATGGCAGTTTTGTAAATTACCCACAACTTCGAGGGTAATTATCAACCGTTAACTACTTTTTTCACTTCATTTTTTACCTTGGTTTTTCATTCTCTTATTTTTTTAATCGTTCAATTAACCAACCATTAAACGTTTTTTTAACCCGCCGTTTTTTTAAACCTTCAACTAATCAACCATCAACCTTTTTTTTTACAGTTCATTTAAACTATCGTTGACCAACCAAACTTTTTTCACTTCCTTTTTTCACCTTCCTTTTCCATTCCTTTATTTATTAAACTCTCAATTAACCAACCGTTAACCACTTTTTAACATTCAATTAACCAATCAAAACTACCCTGTAACGAAGCGCGGACTTTTTATCCTCGTTaatattaattatcatatattatcatttactccgtatttatttaacaaCAACAAAGCTCAGAACTACATGCGTTGTGTATGGagatgtgagatgtagacaatcctttctCTGTCTTTGAATAAAGAGAAattatttctccacccagagtgatacACTCCaagaagtagagaaagtcatcgttCTCTctcttcgacggataaagagattgcttccgaatggacctctGACCAATAGGAAGGAATATTTTTTAAAAAAGAAAATACAAAAAATTTAACATGAGACGTCATGTAAATGGTATGATcaattttcatgagttttaaatcATACACAACAATTTAgactctatttatttatttatttatttattttatgggATTATATATTGGGAGGTCATTCaagtttatttttttctgtttttaagctattcatatttaaaaatgatttttgtaGGTCACCTAAATTTATCTTTTAGTGTTTACAGGTCATCTATATTCGAAAATGATTTTGTAAGTGTAGTAATATAATGGATTCGAGACATACCCGAAAACTAGTAGTGGAAGCGGAAAGGTCATCGTTTAGATCACCGGTTGAGGAAAGCAACCACAAATGAAAAACTTCCACAGTTCACAATCTATGATTCCCTTAACGTGTTTGCCATGTTCCAAAAGATCACCACTCACAGTTTCTATCAACTCACTAGTTTATGTGCTCATCTTTTTGTATTTCAACAAAGACGTATATGACCACTATTTATAAAGTCATACAAATGAAACCTTCAAGCATTTCAAAGGTCATTTCCTTAATCAATAttcaatatattaatt of the Rutidosis leptorrhynchoides isolate AG116_Rl617_1_P2 chromosome 5, CSIRO_AGI_Rlap_v1, whole genome shotgun sequence genome contains:
- the LOC139849384 gene encoding uncharacterized protein At2g34160-like; this translates as MTTETAAIAPVNVAIPALVNITSPAPVNVMSPGSVNGLSPSDHPKKNRIQVSNTKKPLFFYVNLAKRYIQQHDEVELSALGMAITTVVTVAEILKNNGLAIEKKVVTSTIGMKDETRGRLIQKARIEIVLGKTDKYATMATPPSSKAREKEDLANNKEEKKE